The following nucleotide sequence is from Vibrio sp. VB16.
GAGAAAGGTAATTAGGGGATATATAGAACTGTTCCGCTACCGAATCGCGAGTGAGCGGTTCTTGATACTTTTGTTCAACATAATCTCGTACCGCCTCAAATAATGCCTTGCTTCGTGAGAGGGTTTCAGGAGGATTAACCTTGAGATCGTTGATATGGCTAAGTAATGACGCAACCAATAATTTTGTCGTATGTTTGTCTTCCGTGTGTCGACGCAGCTCTTCCAGTGACTGCAATATAAAGGTGCCGGTTCTTGGTCCTCGTCGTTGAACGTTGTCCTTAAACACGGTATGAAAACTTTCACCATCCCACCGCAACACACTTATTCCAAAGTTTTGCTTACCTACCAACACATTCAACATCGTCACGGGTTCAAGCCAATGGGGTTTATTCCAACAATCGCAAGGAATATACAACACATCCCCATCCACCAATGTATGTTTCGTTTCTAAACCAGTGTCATTCCCCATTTCCATTACAATCGAGCCTTTAACCACCATTTCCAAGCGCTGAAAATGTACCTGATAGGCCAATTCTGGTGGCTCGGGCAGGTTACTGGCAAAAAATACCTTACCAATATCCGTAGGTGAATTAGAATAATTTGACAATAATTTGTCTAGAAACTGTGTTGGAAGTAGAAGGTCTGGATTCATTTTAAATTTATGGATAAACCACTCAAAAGGACGGATTTTAGTTTACAGGAATTGTGTAGATTTCACTGCGTCAGGGAGCATAAAAAGTAATAAAGTTAGAGCCTATATTAAAACAGGTCTGAAATGAGAGAGGGTAAACACT
It contains:
- a CDS encoding helix-turn-helix transcriptional regulator; protein product: MNPDLLLPTQFLDKLLSNYSNSPTDIGKVFFASNLPEPPELAYQVHFQRLEMVVKGSIVMEMGNDTGLETKHTLVDGDVLYIPCDCWNKPHWLEPVTMLNVLVGKQNFGISVLRWDGESFHTVFKDNVQRRGPRTGTFILQSLEELRRHTEDKHTTKLLVASLLSHINDLKVNPPETLSRSKALFEAVRDYVEQKYQEPLTRDSVAEQFYISPNYLSQLFQKEGKIKFNEHLNYIRLERAKFLLKEYDMKVKEVAHRCGFTDSNYFCRVFRNQTARSPSDYRTQYRSHN